From one Rosa rugosa chromosome 4, drRosRugo1.1, whole genome shotgun sequence genomic stretch:
- the LOC133744308 gene encoding small ribosomal subunit protein uS9-like has translation MAAPLIKSIQCFGRKKTAVAVTYCKEGRGLIKINGCPIKLMEPEILRFKAYEPILLLGRHRFAGVDMRICVKGGGHTSQIYAIRQSIAKALVAYYQKFVDEQSKKEIKDILVMYDRTLLVADPRRCEPELGFEWLVLSVLNRAFRRQTDSDQICMRRWRVRLGTKSPDEAVEGAMNDKEHNDGDGHRDCGGDQ, from the coding sequence ATGGCGGCTCCCCTGATCAAATCGATCCAGTGCTTTGGTCGCAAGAAGACGGCGGTGGCCGTCACCTACTGCAAGGAAGGCCGCGGCTTAATCAAGATCAACGGCTGCCCAATCAAGCTCATGGAGCCAGAGATCCTCCGCTTCAAGGCCTACGAGCCCATCCTTCTGCTCGGACGACACCGTTTCGCCGGCGTCGACATGAGGATCTGCGTCAAGGGAGGAGGTCACACTTCTCAGATCTATGCCATCCGTCAGAGCATCGCCAAGGCCTTGGTCGCTTATTACCAGAAGTTCGTGGATGAGCAGAGCAAGAAGGAAATCAAGGACATTCTCGTTATGTATGATCGTACTCTCCTCGTCGCTGATCCAAGGCGCTGCGAGCCAGAGCTAGGTTTCGAGTGGCTGGTGTTGTCGGTTTTGAATCGCGCCTTTCGGAGACAGACCGATTCGGACCAGATTTGTATGAGGCGGTGGAGGGTGCGGTTGGGCACGAAGTCCCCAGATGAGGCAGTGGAGGGTGCGATGAATGATAAGGAACATAATGATGGTGATGGGCATAGGGATTGTGGTGGTGATCAGTGA